The following DNA comes from Candidatus Hydrogenedentota bacterium.
AATTCGTCGATTTCCGCGCCGCGCCCCAGCAGGCCGCGGCTCTCATGCTTCGTGCGCCCGCCCGTGACCGCGCCCGCGGAGGAAACGACCTCGCCCTCGAGCGTCACCAGGCGGGGGAACCGGCGTTCCGACCGGGCGATGCGAATGGCATCGTCGATAGTCTCGACGATCACGGTGTTCCAGAGCAGATACTCGACCGCGGGCCGGATTCGCGGGTCGAACTGCACGTATTGGATCGCGGGGCCGACGATACCCGGAAGGCCGGCGATTTCGGCGGTGTCGTCGTGCTTGCTGCCGCGAATCGTGTCCAGGGGCAGGAACGTAACGCGACCCGCCCGGTTTTCTTTCAGGAAGGATATGGCGTCCTTGGCGGCGTCGGCGTTCTCCACGACTACATTGTTGATATTACCGCCGAGGGCGGCCTCGATAGCCGTTTCGTATTCCCGTTCCGTGACGAGCAGTTCGCCGACGGGACCCAGGATTCCCTGGCAGGCGGGAACGCCTTCCTGCCTGGCTTGCATGACGGCGCGGACGCCCGTGGCATAGCCCTCATAGCTGTCGCGCAACTCGCGCAACGACCGGAGCCGCGCTTCGAGGCTGCTCTTTTGCTCGCGAAGATTCTGGAGCGAACTCGCGGCCTTTTCCAACGCGCCCGCGGCCTTGCCGTGCGCCTGGGCGACCTCCTGGCGTTCCTTCTGCAGTGCCGCGGCGCGCTCCTTGCCTTGCCGCGCGCGTTCCACGCGCGCCGCATGGTCGTTTGTCACCGCCTGAATGCGGCCGTTCTGCTGCTCCTGCCGCTGATAAATGCCGGCCAGCAGCGTATCGACGCGTTGCAGCCCTTCCTCGATGGTCTCCAGTTCGGTCTGAGTGCGGCTGCGCGAGTGCACCGCTTCCGCGGCGCGCGCCCGGGTCTCCTCGACGCGTAGTTCCGCTTCCGCGAGTTGCCGCGACAACGCGTCGAACTCCTCCTGCTTGGCAGTCAAGGTGGCATTGCCGTCCGCGATTTCACTGCGGAGGGTTGCCGCGCGTTCCTCCGTTTCGCGGCAGGTCTCGAGGATGCGCGCCGCCCGCTCCTGATACTCGTCGTGTTCCGTGCGCGCCTGCTCCTGCTGCTGTTTCGAGAATTCGATTTCCTTGCGCAACAGCGCAATGTCGCTCTCGATACGTTCCATGTCGGTGTCGATTTGGTGGACACCTTCGCGCCGCGCGGTGAGCACCCGTTCCACCTCGATGCGTTCGAGGCTGAGTTGCTCTTCGCGGGCTTCGAGTCCACTGAGTTCCGTGGACAGCGTCTCGTACGCGTCCTGCGTCTTGGCGTATTGCTTTTTCAATTGGCCGGCTTCGGCGGTCAGTTGCCGGAATTTCAGCCAGGCGCTCCGGACCTCGAGTTCGCGCAGTTCCTCGGTGAGTTTGCGGTGGCGCATCGCCGCGGCGACCTGCCGCTTCAGCGACCGCGTCTGCCGCTCGACTTCCGTGATAACGTCGCGCAGGCGCAGCAGGTTCTGGTCCGCGTTTTCCAGCTTGCGCATGGCCGTGCGCTTGCGCGTCTTGTACTTGATGATGCCCGCGGCCTCTTCGAAAAGGAAGCGCCGGTCTTCGGGTTTCGAACTCAGGACCAGGTCGATCTTGCCCTGGCCGATGAGCGAATACGCGTTGGTCCCGATGCCCGTATCCATGAAGAGTTCCTGGATGTCACGCAGGCGGCACGGCATCTTGTTCAGAAGATATTCGCTTTCGCCGGAGCGATACAGCCGTCGCGTGACTTGGACTTCCGCGAAGTCCACGGGAAGGCGGGAATCGGCGTTGTCGAACACCACAGTCACCTCGGACATGCCGGTGGCGGCGCGATGTTCGCTGCCGTTGAAGATGACGTCCTGCATGTGGCTGCCGCGCAGCGACTTGGGACTCTGTTCGCCAAGCACCCAACGCAGCGCGTCGAGAATATTGCTCTTGCCCGACCCGTTTGGCCCGATAATCGCGGTTATACCCGGCTCGAACGGCAGGTAGGTCCTGTCCGCGAACGACTTGAACCCATTCAACTCGATGCTCTTGAAATACATGCAAACCCTATCCGTGCTCCCCTCGGCGGGGAGACAATCGTTTACTCCGTGCGCGCAATCCGCTCCATGCTTGTCGCGCGTCCCGACGCTTCGTCTATCTCCACGAGCACGGCGTTGAGCCATGCCGGGCCCTTGGCCACGCTGAATTGCCGCGGCAGACCCGTGACGAACTTCGTCAGCACGGCGTCGCGGTCCGTGCCGATAATGCCGTCTCGCGGGCCCGTCATGCCGACGTCCGTGATGTAGGCGGTCCCGCCCGGCAGGATGCGTTCATCCGCCGTGGGCACGTGCGTATGCGTGCCCAACACGGCGCTGCACTGTCCGTCCACGCGCCAGCCCATGGCGACTTTTTCCGACGTGGCCTCGGCATGAAAATCGACGATAATGACGCGCGTCAGCGCGCGGAGCGCACGCAGTTCGTGCGCCGCCCGCTCAAACGGGCACTCGAACGGCGTCATGAAGACGCGCCCCATCAGATTCAGGAGTCCCACGCCGCGCCCGTCCGGCAGCGGCAACACGCATGCGCCGCGGCCCGGCACGCCATTGGGAAAGTTGGCCGGCCGGACCACGTCGTTCATGCCGTCAATGGCCGCCAGCAGCGTGGGCTTGCGCCAGGCGTGATTGCCCAGCGTGAACCCCTCGACGCCCGCGCGGCGCAGTTCGTTCAGCACTTCGGGGGTCGCGCCCAGCCCGCCCGCGGCGTTTTCCGCGTTCGCCAGGATGACATCGACCTCGTACTCCCGGCGCAGTTCGGGCAGCCAGCGCGCTGCGGCGCGCCGGCCGGGACGTCCCACAATGTCGCCAACGAAGAGAATTCTCATCGACCCAAGACCCCGGAACACGCCCCACCGCAGCCCTTCCCGTCCGCGAGGAGGGTGCTCAAGGCAGGCGCCAGTATAGCTGAAGCGCGCGCGAACTGATCAATCACGACGCCGGCTCGGCGCGAGAGCACTCATTTTGCGACTTCGACGGCGCGCGTCTCGCGCACGACGGTGATCTTGATCTCGCCGGGATACGTCATCTCGGTCTCGACCTTGCGCGCAATGTCGCGAGCGAGCATTGCCGCGTCCGCGTCCGTAATCTTGTTCGGTTCCACGACGATGCGCACTTCGCGGCCCGCCTGCAGGGCGTACGCCTTCTCGATGCCGCTGAACTGGTCGGCAATCTGCTCGAGCTGTTCGAGCCGCTTGATATAATGCTGCATCGACTCGCTGCGCGCGCCTGGCCGCGCGGCGGACAACGCGTCCGCGGCCTGAACCAGCACCGCGAGCAGCCCTTCCATGGGCATTTCGCCGTGGTGCGCGCCGATGGCGTTGGACACGGCGTCGGTCTCGCCATAACGTTTGGCCAAGTCGTGGCCGAGCACGGCGTGCGACCCTTCCACCTCGTGCGTGAGCGCCTTGCCGATGTCGTGGATGAGCCCGGCGCGTTTTGCCTCGGCAATGTTCGCGCCCAGTTCCGCCGCCATGATCGCGCACAGGTGACAGACCTCGAGGGAGTGACGCAGCACGTTCTGCCCGTATGACGTGCGGAAACTCAGCCGGCCGAGCAGCTTCACGATCTCCGGGTGCAACCCGTGGACATCCGCCTCGAGGCACGCCTGTTCGCCCCGTTCCTTGATCGTCTGCGCGATTTCCTCGTTGACCTTGACGACCATCTCCTCGATCCGCGCCGGATGAATGCGCCCGTCTGACACGAGCCGTTCCAGCGTGACCCGCGCCACTTCGCGCCGAATCGGATCGAATCCGGACAGAATGACCGCCTCGGGCGTGTCGTCGATAATCACATTGATGCCGGTCGCGTTTTCAAGGGCGCGAATGTTGCGGCCTTCGCGGCCGATTATGCGCCCCTTCATCTCGTCATTGGGCAGCGCGACGACGGAAACGGTCGATTCCGCCACGTGGTCCGCGGCGCAACGCTGGATGGCTTCACCGATGATCCACCGGGCCTTCTTCTCAGCGTTCTCGCGCGCTTCTTCCTCGATCTTCTTGAGATGCAGAGCGCTGTCGCGCTTCACTTCGTTCTCGAGGTTGTGGAACAACTCGCGCCGCGCCTGGTCCGCGGTCATGCCCGAGATCGCCTCGAGGCGCTCCGTCTGATGGACAATGATCGCCGCGACCTTGTCTTTCTCCTTCTCCACCGTCTTCTCTCTGCGCACGAGGTCGCGCTCCTGCGCATTGAGTTCGTTCGCCTTCTTGTCGAGGCCCTCCGTCCGTTTGTCCAGCGATTCTTCCTTCGCCTGCAGGCGTTTCTCGAAATTCGCCAGTTCGCGCCGTTGCTCACGCCCTTCCTTTTCGACACGGGCGCGCAGGTCGATTTCCAGTTCCTTGAGATTTGTCTTCGCGTCCTTGAGGATTGAAGCGGCGTCTTTCTCCGCATTGCTCATGATCTGCCCGGCATCGCGCCTGGCTTTGCCGAGCACACTGTTGCCGCGCCAGCGCGCCAATAACATGGCGCTGGCGCTGCCGAGAATCACTCCCGCCACAATCCCGCCAAGGACAAAGATGATGCTATCCATCTGCATAACCTCCCAGTCCTTTTCGGGAACTCGTCAGGGCTTCCTAGCCCGGCAGGTATGACAGAATGGCGGGATCGGAAATGAGTGAAGTTCAGTACATGCGAACCGCGGACGCCGCAAGATGTTGCGCCCTAAGGGTTTTCCTTGTTGCCACCACTTCGCGTTGTGCACCGGATTGCCCAGAAAAGGCAGTGAAGAATCTATCTCGACGCCCGCAGGGGGCGTGTACCGTGCTTCCTTCACAAGGCCGTGCCATTTCCCATCCTACTGCCGGGTAATTCTGCCAATAATGGAAGATATTATAAGGATGTCCAGCGATGATGTCAATTCGCAGGAAGAAGCCTGAAATCGGCCGGGAATAGGCCGTGCACGCACAGCCCTTCTCCCAAGCGCATGCCGTGCTGCGGGGCAGGCCGCTCTTTCCGGGGGGTGGTGTTCGCGAACGGGGTCCAAGCGCCCCGGCTGCTTCCGGCCGGGGGGGAGGCGGCCGGGAAGAGGCCACATCCAAGGCACTGAAAAAAAAGGTTGACACAATCGGGTGAGTTGGCCTATGATACGGCTGCTGGTGGTACAAACCTCTTGGGTGAGTTTGCACAGCTGAGTTTGGGAAGGGGGTTGCATCGCCAGCGAAGATCGGGTATCATTTTGAGGCTAGGTGAAGGCTGCGGGCCATGGTGTTGTAATCCTACTGCAGATGTAGGAAACGGAGGACTAACTAACCATGAAAAAGCTGACGGTAACTTGTGCTCTGGCGCTTCTGGCTCTGGGTATGTTTGCGCCAACCACCGCCCGGGCGGTTCAACCACCCCCCACACAGCCGGTGGACTTCTGTGGAACGATGGACAATATCGTTGCGCTCATCAATGACACCAGTGAAACCGGATTGGCGTGGCTGGCTGCATTGCTCGGCGAAGATGCCGCGCTCCTGCAGGGGTTGGCATGCGACACGGCCGATATCAACGGGCCGCTTGTGGACGATCTGCCCGGCCCGAACGGCATGCTGGACGGCGAATTCGAGCTGGGCGTCCTCAGGGAACTGATGGCCAACGCAGCGGCATATGCCGACTTGGATACGGGCACGATGCCGGGCCAGGTGGCGGCCGGTGTTGATTCCAGCGCTGTTCAGCCTGCGTACGAAGAGAATTACCAGAACCTGTACACGGACGGCATGAACACTCTGATCACGATCACGCTTCCCTCGCTGTGGGGTATTTTGCAAGGCGCGTTCCCCGGCCAGATTCCGAACCTGACGCCTGGACTGCAGGCCAATATTAATGCGACTTTCAAGGGCGTCATGGTCGTGCTGGCGGGTGTTGCGACGCTGGGTGATGACGACTCCATGGGCGTCGTAGTCGCCTTGGCGAATCTGGTCAGTTTCTGCGACGTGATTGCGCCGGGAAGCTGCCTGGTTAACGACATTGAACTGGACCCCGCGAACTACGCTCGCTTGAATGCTATTCTGAGCAAGACCGGCGACGCGGACGGCGACGGCTACACAAACCAGCAGGAATACGACCTGTACGCGCTGGCCAAGACGGCGGCGGATTATGTTGACGCCGCCCTTGACCCGTCTCTGCCCGGTGCCGAAGGCGAAGGGGAAGGAGAGGGTGAAGGCGAAGGCGAGGGCGAGGGCGAAGACGGCCTCGTCCGGATTACCGGCAATGGCGTGGTCGAGGAAGGCGAGACTGTCGAACTGCGCGCGCGCACGGTCGGTGACACAGTCGCGCTGAGCTACCAGTGGAGCCGCCTGAATTCCGAAGGCACGGCCTTTGTTGAGCTGCCGGGTGAAACGGGCAACACGCTGGTGTTCGACCCGGTCGAACTGCAGAACACGGGCTGGTACAAAGTCGTGATTACGTACGACAACGCCGCCAAGGCCATTGTCGAATCGAACTCGGACCCGTTCTACATGGAAGTCGTCCCTGAAGGGACGCTGCCCATCGCGGGCGGTCTGGGCGTGGCGCTGCTGGCCGGTGCCTGTGCATTCGCGGGCGCGGTGAGCATTCGTCGCAAGAAATAACTAAGCTTCTCAGCTAGAACGAGTTACCATCAGGCTGCGAGCCGTCGGCTGATAAGGCCGGCGGCTCGTTGTGTCTATACGAAGGCAAGAAAGGGCCGCGGTATCCAGAAAGAAGCGAAACCTGGACCGGGCCATCTGCCCCCTGACCGGTCAACATGCCGGCTTGGGATTACCAACGTGCTACAGTTGCATATTCCTGCACGAGTAGGCCACCGAATCCGGAGGAGCGCGAGCACCTGATCCGGGTGCTCGCGAGTGGCGGAACGGTGAGCACGATCGGATAGTCCGCAGGATGAGACAGTCCGCAGGGGGGGTGCTTCAAAGCAGCTGTTTTGTATCAGTCCATTGTCGTGGGAGTGAGGGCAACCGGGGGGGCGGTTCCCCTCCCGGAGCGTAGCGACGGATGGCGTTCAACCCTCTTGGAGTTTCTTGCGTTTCTTCCTGAGGGAATCTCCCTTGAGAGCGATCTTGCGGGTGTCGTGCACGAGTCTGTCAAGGACGGCGTCGGCGCGCGAGGGGGTGCCGATGATGGTGTGCCACTTTTCGACGGGAATCTGGCTGGCAATCAGCGTAGAGCGCGGGTCGTAGCGGTCCTTCGTGAGTTCGTGAATATGCCGGCGCTGGTCGGCAAACAGTCCTTGTGTGATGTCTCCCTGATAGGCCCATTCCACCGCTCGCGAGCGTCGGATTCACTGCTCGCGAGCAGCCGGAATCACTGCTCGCGCCCGGAATACGCAACAGTAACATCACTGGTGTGAAATCCCCACCGGTTAAAGAACCCGCCGTATCCGATACCTTCGTATCAGTCTCTCCACGATACGCGACCGCACGCCCCTTCAAGAAGGACAGCAAGTCCTGTGGTTCTTCCGGAACGAGTGTGGAGCATTTGCAGGTTTCGAGCGCCCGGTGCCAAGACCCCGAGACGACGCAGACGCCATGATACCAACAGTGTGCAGCCTTCCGTCGCGGCCCGGCACAGCGACCGGAAGCGGGACGGATTCCCGTTCTTCGCCGAAAGCGCACAAGGTGCTGTCGAGCTATGACCTGTGCCGAAAACCGGGATTCTGTTCCACACTCAATTCGGAGGAACCGGTCTTGTTTCTCGAGCGGAGACCTATCCGAGAATGGATATTGCGTCTTCGGAATCAACATCCATGATGTAGCGTATCCCGGAGATTTCAGCTGCCTCATGAGTCAGAGCCGCGATATCATCGCGCGAAACATGCGATAGAGAGAACTTTCGGCTTCCGGCCATGAGCTGGCGCAGTCCTTGGGCCAGACGTTCGTAGTATGTGTACAGACCCAATGCACCCGTGGGGACCTTTTCGAAGCTGTCCTTATCCAGCTTCTTGCGCAGTTCAACGGCCGTAACAAAGATTTCCTCTTTAGAACTGCCAAACCGCGAAATGTACACCGGTACCTGCCGCGAGTCGATGGTGCGGCCAATGGTCTTGCCCACCATGGCGGCCGCGATGGGCGCTCGCGCCATTCCTACCAGTTTTACGAAGGGCGCGCCAAGCGCGAGACCCTTGAAGATCTGGTCTTCAAATGAGAATCCGCCGGCCACGGCCAATGCGGGCACGTAGTCCCCGCGGTCCGCCAGGCGTTTCGCATATTGGTACAGGAGGGTATGGAGGTAAACGGGCGGCACGCCCCATTCGTTCATCATGCGCCAAGGACTCATGCCGGTGCCGCCGCCCGCGCCGTCGACGGTAAGGAGGTCGAGCTTGTACCGCGACACGTAACGGACCGCGCGCGCCAGGTCCGCGGGTCTGTAGGCGCCCGTCTTGAGGAAGATGTATTGGGCGCCGGCGCTCCGCAACTCCTCGATGCGCCTGGCGAAACACTCCTCTTCGACCATGCCAACCCGAGAGTGGCGTTCGAACGCCTTGAATGCGCCGTTCTCGAACGCCTTGATGATGGCGGGATCGGTCGGGTTGGGTAACACGACGTATCCGCGTTCATGCAGGAGCTGCGCTTTCTTGAGGTCATCAATCTTGACCTCGCCGCCGATGTCCTTCGCGCCCTGTCCCCATTTGAGTTCGACGCATTTCACGCCGAGTTTTTCTATGGCATATTCAAGGACTCCCAGGCGGCTGTCTTCGACGTTAGCCTGCACGATGATCGCCCCGTAGCCGTCCCGCTGGTGCTCCTGGTACAACTTGACGCGCCTTTTCAGGTCCACGGTATCCACCACGCGCCCATTCTTGACGACGGCGTCGACGTCCATTCCAACAACGTTTTCGCCGATGGTAAGCCCTGTTCCGGCGAGCGCGGACCCGATTGCCAGCCCGTCCCAGTTGTTCTTGGCGACGTCTGTTGAGCCAATACCTGGAATGTGCCATGGCACGCGATACTTGATGCCATTGTCATGACCGAACCGCACCTCGAGGTTGACGGCGGGGAAAATTGCCTTGTCGCTATCGGCGTCAATCCCGTGCGCGCCCACCGCGGTGCCCATGATGTTGAAGTGCGAATAATCAACGGGGTACGTCTTCTCGCCGGCCGCCGTGATTACGCCGAACGGCTGGGGATACAAGACCTCGTGGCCGCGATAGGCGGATTTGCCCACTTCGCACATGCCGATGCAGCCGTCCACGCAGGTCACGCAAAGACCGGATGCCGGCACGATGGAATCCGTGGTGCGATTCTTGGTCAAGGTGGCCGCCGAGGAGTTTATTCTGGAGAAGGTACTGGGCATTGTCTTTGCTTCCTTTCCGTAGCTCAGTCGCTTTGCCGCTCGCAGGCAACGCAAGGCGTCATGTAACACATCATGTCATCAAAGGGTTCTTTTTGTAAGCAGGGCGGGGAGAGGTTGGCGCAGGCGCCGCAAACGGCCTTGTCGGGCTCCACATAGGTGCAGCGAAGCTGACAGGCAGGACAGACATACATGCAGGCGCCGCACAACCGGCATTGGTCCGAATGTTTGTCGAAAGGCGTGCCGATGCTTCTCTTCTCGCCGCGATAACGGAAACCGATGGCTTTCGCCATCATTTGTTCTTCGCATACCCGCACGCACAGGCCGCACAGGATGCAATCTTCGTGCTCTTGGCGAAACCGCTGTTGCCGTACATCGTGGGCCGACGCGAGGTCCTGTATCACCTTCGATTGCGGGCAGGAAGCCAGCAACAACTCGAGGACCATCTTGCGGGCCCGGACCACCCGGCTGGACGCCGTCCGCACCCGGAGGCCTTCTTCCACAGGGTACGTGCACGAACTGACGAGCTTGGCGCGCGGCCCTTCGCCAATCTCGACCACGCACAGGCGGCAGGCTCCGTACGGCGACAAGCCGTCCATATGGCAAAGCGTTGGAATCGGGAATCCCAGGAACCGCGCCGCCTCCAGAACCGTCATGCCCTTCTCGACCGATACCAGGAGCCCGTTAATGGTGACGTTAACCATTCCATTCATGCTCTGAGCGACCTCCTCGCCTTGCTAGGCGACCTCCACGGCATCGCGCTTGCAGACAGTCCGGCACGTCCCGCACTTGATGCATTTCGTTGCGTCAATGACCTGTCGCTGCTTGGGGTCTCCCGAGATGGCGTCCGCGGGGCAGTTCGTGACGCACGCCCGACAGCCGGAACAGTTGTCGTTGATCGAAAATGAAATCAGCGGCTTGCAGACACCGGCGCGGCAACGGCGATGTTCGATATGTTCCAGGTATTCATCCCGGAAGTACCGCAGTGTCGAAAGAACCGGGTTGGCGGCGGTCTGGCCAAGGCCGCACATGGTCGTATCCTTCACCACGAGGGCCAGTTCTTCCAAGAGGGCCAACTGCCCCGAGGTCCCGCGGCCCTGCGAGATGTCGTCCAGGATCTCGTGCATCCGCTGGGTTCCTTTGCGGCACGTAAAGCATTTCCCGCACGATTCGTCTTTCAGAAACCCCATGAAGTACTTCGCAACATCGATGATGCAGGTGCCCTCGTCCATCACGATCATGCCGCCCGACCCCATGATCGACCCCGCTTTGGCGAGACTGTCATAGTCGATGGGAAGGTCGAACCGCGCAGCAGGAATACAACCGCCGGAGGGCCCGCCGGTCTGGACGGCTTTGATCGCAGCCTTGCCAACGGGACCGCCGCCAATCTCGTTGACGATTTCGGCGATGGTGATTCCCATGGGGACTTCCACCAGACCCGTGTTCCGGATCTTGCCGACCAGGCTGAAAATCTTCGTGCCGGAATTCTGTTTCGTGCCGACTCGGGAAAAGCCGGCGGCGCCCTGTTCCACGATAATGGGTATGTTGGCCCAGGTCTCGACATTATTTATGCAGGTAGGCTTGCCCAGGATGCCTTCCTGGATGGGGAACGGGGGCCGCTGACGCGGTTCGCCCATGCATCCTTCAATGGAGCGGATCAGGGCGGTTTCCTCGCCGCACACGAACGCCCCCGCGCCTTGGACAACCTGGATGTCAAACGAGAACTCCGTGCCAAGTATGCGTTCCCCGCACAATCCGAGCGCGCGCGCCTGCTCGAGTGCCGTGTGAACATGCTTGATGGCCAGAGGGTATTCGTTGCGGACATAGAGAATGCCGTGCGTGGCGCCCGTTGCGTAGGCGCCAATCAACATGCCCTCCAGGATGCTGTGAGGGTTGCCCTCGAGCACGCTGCGGTCCATGTAGGCTCCCGGGTCGCCTTCATCGGCGTTGCATACGAGGTATTTGCCATGTGCGCCGGGTTGCTTTGCCAGCAGTTCCCATTTAAGGCCCGTGGGAAAACCCGCGCCGCCGCGCCCCCGAAGCCCTGACGATTTCACTTCGCCGAGTACCCATTCGGGCCCGCCCCGCTCCAATACCTTGAGCAGCGCGGTATATCCTCCGGCTCGGAGGTACGATTCAGTGTCTTCCGGGTCCACTTGCTCATTCAGGGCAAGAATGGACCGGCGTTGCTTCTTGAAGAAAGGCACATCCTTCTGGCAGGGGATGCGTGTGCCCGTGGCGGCGTCAGCCCACACGAGGTCTTCCAGAACTTCCCCCAGCCCGGCGGCTTCGACCAGCCTTTCGGCGTCCGCGGTCTTCACTCGTGGGTAGAATATGCCCTCCGGTTCCATCAGGATGGACGGTTCCATCTCACAAAAGCCGTGACACCCGGTGACGCGGACGTGAACCTGACCCGCGAGACCGCTCCGCAACAATGCTTCGCGAACCGCGCGGACCAGTTCACCGGCGCCACTGGCACGGCCGCAGGTACCGGTGGGAATGACGATGGTGCGGCGTTTCAAGTCGGCAGTATCGCGCAGATTCGCTTTGAGGGCATACAAATCTCGCACTGAGTCTAATCTCATCGGCAGGCGGATCCTTTATATGCTAGAGGCAGCCACCTTCACTTGTGCGGCCGGCAACTCGTGTTGGGTTCGGAGCTTTCTCAGGAGCTTCCTCACCCCGG
Coding sequences within:
- the smc gene encoding chromosome segregation protein SMC, translating into MYFKSIELNGFKSFADRTYLPFEPGITAIIGPNGSGKSNILDALRWVLGEQSPKSLRGSHMQDVIFNGSEHRAATGMSEVTVVFDNADSRLPVDFAEVQVTRRLYRSGESEYLLNKMPCRLRDIQELFMDTGIGTNAYSLIGQGKIDLVLSSKPEDRRFLFEEAAGIIKYKTRKRTAMRKLENADQNLLRLRDVITEVERQTRSLKRQVAAAMRHRKLTEELRELEVRSAWLKFRQLTAEAGQLKKQYAKTQDAYETLSTELSGLEAREEQLSLERIEVERVLTARREGVHQIDTDMERIESDIALLRKEIEFSKQQQEQARTEHDEYQERAARILETCRETEERAATLRSEIADGNATLTAKQEEFDALSRQLAEAELRVEETRARAAEAVHSRSRTQTELETIEEGLQRVDTLLAGIYQRQEQQNGRIQAVTNDHAARVERARQGKERAAALQKERQEVAQAHGKAAGALEKAASSLQNLREQKSSLEARLRSLRELRDSYEGYATGVRAVMQARQEGVPACQGILGPVGELLVTEREYETAIEAALGGNINNVVVENADAAKDAISFLKENRAGRVTFLPLDTIRGSKHDDTAEIAGLPGIVGPAIQYVQFDPRIRPAVEYLLWNTVIVETIDDAIRIARSERRFPRLVTLEGEVVSSAGAVTGGRTKHESRGLLGRGAEIDELETQVGELGGNLEKTSAQARNLGEKLQELARRRDTLQTEEDATRRDLSEAEVAIARLSTELENLTLAAAQLARERDAACLEREELEQRRKEAQERASGIENDDEALQRRMAEAQEGAAQARQALSVCSDALADLRVRLAGLTQNLEEAERNRQREMRDHEEALREAARRIDLTAELQAREKDLVEAIASKAEMARALSESREQAEAKAIESQNRQQHIVEAASELGQKLKELREQTSTRMKEVHALDKDLTHHEDQITFFHERIQTEYHVALPALSEAEVGADEMDEETRENTIQHHRDALQRLGAVNLTAIEEYEALDQRLKFLISQEEDLRKARETLSGVIERIDRTIIAMFKDTFETVGENFKNYFRRLFNGGQARIYLLNEDDPLESGIEIEARPPGKKPQTISLLSGGEQALTAIALLFSIFSAKPSPFCVLDEVDAPLDDANIWRFLSLVDEFTNQSQFVVITHSKQTMSHADALFGVTQQERGVSQVVSVRFEEVADAEAPV
- a CDS encoding TIGR00282 family metallophosphoesterase, whose translation is MRILFVGDIVGRPGRRAAARWLPELRREYEVDVILANAENAAGGLGATPEVLNELRRAGVEGFTLGNHAWRKPTLLAAIDGMNDVVRPANFPNGVPGRGACVLPLPDGRGVGLLNLMGRVFMTPFECPFERAAHELRALRALTRVIIVDFHAEATSEKVAMGWRVDGQCSAVLGTHTHVPTADERILPGGTAYITDVGMTGPRDGIIGTDRDAVLTKFVTGLPRQFSVAKGPAWLNAVLVEIDEASGRATSMERIARTE
- the rny gene encoding ribonuclease Y yields the protein MDSIIFVLGGIVAGVILGSASAMLLARWRGNSVLGKARRDAGQIMSNAEKDAASILKDAKTNLKELEIDLRARVEKEGREQRRELANFEKRLQAKEESLDKRTEGLDKKANELNAQERDLVRREKTVEKEKDKVAAIIVHQTERLEAISGMTADQARRELFHNLENEVKRDSALHLKKIEEEARENAEKKARWIIGEAIQRCAADHVAESTVSVVALPNDEMKGRIIGREGRNIRALENATGINVIIDDTPEAVILSGFDPIRREVARVTLERLVSDGRIHPARIEEMVVKVNEEIAQTIKERGEQACLEADVHGLHPEIVKLLGRLSFRTSYGQNVLRHSLEVCHLCAIMAAELGANIAEAKRAGLIHDIGKALTHEVEGSHAVLGHDLAKRYGETDAVSNAIGAHHGEMPMEGLLAVLVQAADALSAARPGARSESMQHYIKRLEQLEQIADQFSGIEKAYALQAGREVRIVVEPNKITDADAAMLARDIARKVETEMTYPGEIKITVVRETRAVEVAK
- a CDS encoding immunoglobulin domain-containing protein, with product MDNIVALINDTSETGLAWLAALLGEDAALLQGLACDTADINGPLVDDLPGPNGMLDGEFELGVLRELMANAAAYADLDTGTMPGQVAAGVDSSAVQPAYEENYQNLYTDGMNTLITITLPSLWGILQGAFPGQIPNLTPGLQANINATFKGVMVVLAGVATLGDDDSMGVVVALANLVSFCDVIAPGSCLVNDIELDPANYARLNAILSKTGDADGDGYTNQQEYDLYALAKTAADYVDAALDPSLPGAEGEGEGEGEGEGEGEGEDGLVRITGNGVVEEGETVELRARTVGDTVALSYQWSRLNSEGTAFVELPGETGNTLVFDPVELQNTGWYKVVITYDNAAKAIVESNSDPFYMEVVPEGTLPIAGGLGVALLAGACAFAGAVSIRRKK
- a CDS encoding ATP-binding protein; the encoded protein is MRRSRAVEWAYQGDITQGLFADQRRHIHELTKDRYDPRSTLIASQIPVEKWHTIIGTPSRADAVLDRLVHDTRKIALKGDSLRKKRKKLQEG
- a CDS encoding FMN-binding glutamate synthase family protein, which translates into the protein MPSTFSRINSSAATLTKNRTTDSIVPASGLCVTCVDGCIGMCEVGKSAYRGHEVLYPQPFGVITAAGEKTYPVDYSHFNIMGTAVGAHGIDADSDKAIFPAVNLEVRFGHDNGIKYRVPWHIPGIGSTDVAKNNWDGLAIGSALAGTGLTIGENVVGMDVDAVVKNGRVVDTVDLKRRVKLYQEHQRDGYGAIIVQANVEDSRLGVLEYAIEKLGVKCVELKWGQGAKDIGGEVKIDDLKKAQLLHERGYVVLPNPTDPAIIKAFENGAFKAFERHSRVGMVEEECFARRIEELRSAGAQYIFLKTGAYRPADLARAVRYVSRYKLDLLTVDGAGGGTGMSPWRMMNEWGVPPVYLHTLLYQYAKRLADRGDYVPALAVAGGFSFEDQIFKGLALGAPFVKLVGMARAPIAAAMVGKTIGRTIDSRQVPVYISRFGSSKEEIFVTAVELRKKLDKDSFEKVPTGALGLYTYYERLAQGLRQLMAGSRKFSLSHVSRDDIAALTHEAAEISGIRYIMDVDSEDAISILG
- a CDS encoding (2Fe-2S)-binding protein — encoded protein: MNGMVNVTINGLLVSVEKGMTVLEAARFLGFPIPTLCHMDGLSPYGACRLCVVEIGEGPRAKLVSSCTYPVEEGLRVRTASSRVVRARKMVLELLLASCPQSKVIQDLASAHDVRQQRFRQEHEDCILCGLCVRVCEEQMMAKAIGFRYRGEKRSIGTPFDKHSDQCRLCGACMYVCPACQLRCTYVEPDKAVCGACANLSPPCLQKEPFDDMMCYMTPCVACERQSD